One genomic region from Thermoplasmata archaeon encodes:
- a CDS encoding PAC2 family protein translates to MSDDVQIYELKKMDLKNAIVIDGFPSVGLVSSIVANFLITELRLEQIGIIDAPQFPVVSLIKNSEPHHPVRIYAGSKTTSKGDGDKLVVFTSELQPPPNMVKVIATTMLDWIEEQKCGLLVSPEGLVIEDGSPEERRAEMKVYGVGSTRKARELLVEPNVFPFTEGIITGIAGVLLNEGKIRDFDVICLLAEAYQDIPDARAAAKVIEVLDRILLHTKLDAKPLYDEALRIEKELQRIREKSKTQKAVAPPTSSIYR, encoded by the coding sequence ATGAGCGATGATGTGCAAATCTATGAACTGAAAAAGATGGACCTTAAAAATGCGATTGTGATTGATGGCTTTCCTAGTGTTGGGCTCGTCAGTTCTATTGTTGCAAATTTCTTGATAACGGAACTGCGACTTGAGCAGATAGGAATTATTGATGCTCCACAGTTCCCAGTAGTTTCATTAATAAAGAACTCTGAGCCACATCACCCTGTTAGAATTTATGCTGGTTCGAAGACGACTTCTAAGGGAGATGGAGATAAGCTCGTTGTTTTCACATCAGAACTTCAGCCACCTCCTAACATGGTGAAAGTGATCGCTACGACGATGCTTGACTGGATTGAGGAGCAAAAATGTGGATTGCTCGTCTCTCCGGAGGGTCTAGTGATAGAAGATGGAAGCCCTGAAGAACGCAGAGCTGAGATGAAGGTATATGGGGTAGGGAGCACGAGGAAAGCGAGAGAGTTACTTGTGGAACCCAATGTGTTTCCGTTCACGGAGGGCATAATAACTGGAATTGCAGGTGTGCTTCTTAACGAAGGTAAGATTAGGGACTTTGATGTCATATGCTTACTTGCAGAGGCATACCAGGACATACCTGATGCAAGGGCAGCAGCAAAAGTCATTGAGGTGCTAGATAGAATTCTGCTTCACACCAAACTTGATGCAAAACCACTTTACGATGAGGCCTTAAGAATTGAGAAGGAATTACAGCGGATAAGAGAAAAGAGCAAGACCCAGAAGGCAGTAGCTCCACCCACATCCTCAATATACAGATAA
- a CDS encoding diphthine--ammonia ligase, translating to MRGILCLSGGKDSVYAGYLGMQLGLKVERSLIFIPEQLDSYMFHCPNIRMASLVSECMGLTPVEVRVKGDEVESIEKVLSEIEEEYVITGAIASEYQKERFEKAAYSTGKNCLSPLWRKNELELLREIVASGMKVIFVGRFAEGLSEEWLGKVLCEETIGELEKLKERYGINPSGEGGEYETLVLDAPFFNKRLRILNTVIHSNLNSGMLSVEAVVEAKS from the coding sequence ATGCGGGGAATTCTCTGTCTCTCTGGTGGAAAGGATTCTGTGTACGCGGGTTATCTTGGAATGCAACTTGGACTTAAGGTCGAGAGAAGCCTGATTTTTATTCCCGAACAACTAGATTCCTACATGTTTCACTGTCCAAACATTCGCATGGCTTCGCTCGTCTCCGAATGCATGGGTCTCACTCCAGTTGAGGTGAGAGTTAAGGGTGATGAGGTTGAAAGCATTGAAAAAGTTCTCAGCGAGATCGAGGAAGAGTACGTAATAACAGGGGCGATTGCCTCGGAATATCAGAAGGAGAGGTTTGAAAAAGCTGCCTATTCTACAGGTAAAAACTGTCTCTCTCCACTCTGGCGAAAAAATGAACTTGAACTATTGAGAGAAATTGTCGCTTCTGGCATGAAAGTGATTTTTGTTGGGAGATTTGCGGAAGGGCTAAGTGAAGAATGGCTTGGAAAGGTTTTGTGTGAGGAAACTATTGGAGAGCTAGAGAAACTCAAAGAAAGATATGGTATAAATCCTAGTGGTGAGGGTGGAGAGTATGAGACCCTTGTTCTGGATGCCCCGTTCTTTAACAAGCGGTTGAGGATTCTAAATACTGTCATTCACTCCAACCTTAATAGCGGGATGCTGAGCGTAGAGGCAGTGGTTGAGGCCAAAAGCTAA
- a CDS encoding tripartite tricarboxylate transporter permease codes for MITLIILVFVSVVLGALLGLLCGIVPALHQNNLAILLLLIFPAYTTLSSHLCPTGVFFGFIAMFIAAICAHNFSDILGSVLTGVPDGSELLTLQPAQRLMLKGEGHKLISAALYGSVAGILIGLALLLPVKLLLSEPVNLYESARKWIPLVLVSVAALIVLSEKSTFERIGKKFFVVDVGEGPSDCTALRSIRGKILQLENGRKGKIQVAKRIISFDAKKNLKLKQGEIATLQGIFVPELKENRSKPVLLALSIFLLSGFLGWTVLFTPLASSSSFTLLFPLFTGLFGVAGLIVNITSPAKLPEQKEIHDTKAGNGNGKVVGGAIAGMVIGIFPGITPGCGAVLLNTKGTKPEQYIALTSAIETSAFVFNIAALFIIQKTRSGAIATLEQFYGLSTAWNNVSDISPLLSLALFAVSLSTLCALLVLPKLGRLLLRKAKFFVRKEFQIGILIVIVISVFIVCGITGILVLCIATLIGLIPLLLNLRRIHLMGSILLPVTIVLMV; via the coding sequence ATGATAACACTCATAATCCTAGTGTTTGTATCTGTGGTCCTAGGTGCCCTCCTCGGGCTTCTCTGTGGGATTGTACCAGCCCTGCATCAAAACAATCTTGCAATTCTGCTGCTTCTTATTTTTCCCGCATATACCACCCTCTCCTCTCATCTATGCCCCACAGGTGTCTTTTTTGGATTTATTGCAATGTTCATTGCTGCCATCTGCGCCCACAATTTCTCAGACATCCTAGGCAGTGTGCTCACAGGTGTGCCCGATGGGAGTGAACTTCTTACTCTACAGCCAGCTCAACGACTTATGTTGAAAGGAGAGGGCCATAAGTTAATCTCCGCCGCTCTTTATGGATCTGTTGCTGGAATTCTAATCGGCTTGGCTTTGCTCCTCCCTGTAAAACTTCTCCTTTCAGAGCCAGTAAACCTTTATGAAAGCGCCAGGAAATGGATTCCACTTGTGCTCGTCAGTGTAGCTGCCCTTATCGTCCTGTCTGAAAAAAGCACTTTTGAAAGGATTGGAAAAAAATTTTTTGTAGTAGATGTAGGCGAAGGTCCATCGGACTGCACTGCTTTGAGAAGCATCCGCGGTAAGATTCTACAATTGGAAAACGGAAGAAAGGGTAAAATTCAGGTGGCAAAACGGATAATCTCTTTTGATGCAAAGAAAAATTTGAAACTAAAGCAGGGCGAAATTGCGACCTTGCAAGGAATTTTTGTTCCCGAGTTGAAAGAGAATCGCAGCAAACCTGTGCTTCTTGCCCTCTCCATTTTCCTTCTCTCTGGGTTTCTAGGTTGGACTGTACTCTTTACTCCTCTCGCCTCCAGCTCCTCTTTTACCCTTCTCTTCCCACTATTCACAGGGCTTTTTGGTGTTGCTGGGCTCATTGTAAATATTACTTCTCCTGCAAAACTACCCGAGCAGAAGGAGATTCATGACACAAAAGCAGGCAACGGGAACGGGAAAGTAGTAGGTGGTGCAATTGCTGGAATGGTAATTGGAATTTTTCCTGGGATAACTCCGGGCTGTGGGGCAGTCCTACTCAATACAAAAGGGACGAAACCTGAACAATACATTGCTTTGACTTCCGCTATCGAAACCTCTGCATTTGTGTTCAATATTGCAGCCCTTTTCATCATCCAGAAAACTAGGTCAGGGGCGATTGCAACCCTTGAACAATTTTATGGACTCTCTACGGCATGGAACAATGTATCAGATATCTCACCACTACTCTCACTTGCTCTCTTTGCTGTGTCTCTATCCACACTTTGTGCACTCCTGGTACTACCTAAACTTGGGAGATTATTGTTGAGAAAAGCCAAATTCTTCGTTAGAAAGGAGTTCCAGATTGGAATTCTTATTGTAATTGTTATCTCAGTTTTCATTGTTTGTGGTATTACTGGGATTTTAGTGCTCTGCATTGCTACTCTCATAGGTCTAATTCCATTGTTGCTCAACCTTAGGAGGATTCATCTGATGGGTTCTATTTTGCTTCCAGTTACGATTGTGCTAATGGTATAA